The proteins below are encoded in one region of uncultured Eubacteriales bacterium:
- a CDS encoding conserved hypothetical protein (Evidence 4 : Homologs of previously reported genes of unknown function) — protein sequence MRQCMDTENLHRRLKKIIGQVQAIDRMVDEDVPCEDVLAQINAAKSALHKVGQVVLEGHINHCVRDGLEHGDADQTIASFTKAMERFANMT from the coding sequence ATGAGACAGTGTATGGATACGGAAAACCTGCACCGCAGACTGAAAAAGATTATAGGCCAAGTACAGGCCATCGACCGCATGGTGGACGAGGACGTGCCCTGTGAAGACGTGCTGGCGCAGATCAACGCCGCCAAATCCGCGCTGCATAAGGTCGGACAGGTGGTGCTGGAGGGACATATCAACCACTGCGTCCGCGACGGCCTTGAGCACGGCGACGCCGACCAGACCATTGCCAGTTTCACCAAAGCTATGGAGCGATTTGCGAATATGACTTGA
- a CDS encoding Cadmium-exporting ATPase produces MKAIETFIAWGGLKKDLISLAVSAVALVVSIFDFLPLPFDAAWIAIILCGVPIVLEAVVGLVTAFDIKADVLVSLALIASVCIGEVFAAGEVAFIMQLGALLEELTVAKARAGIEKLVRLTPRTARIITGAEEDIIPAEEVKIGDLLRVLPGETVPVDGVITDGQTAIDQAVMTGESLPVDKSVGDQVSSGTVNQFGSFDMRAAKVGEDSSIQRMIRLVQSADAGKAKIVGLMDRWATWIVVIALSAAALTGLVTGEIIRAVTILVVFCPCALVLATPTAIMAAIGNATKHGFLIREGDALERLASVSKFAFDKTGTLTYGTPRVVAVKSFLHDIPDSALYAYAAGAELRSEHPLGRAVVSCYLEEHGKEYPAEEGFRMLPGRGVEATVGGREIAAGNARLLDERRIPLDARIHSAAAEHLNNGCTVIYLAVDGCLAGYVALADTLRPEAAGMTAQLKAAGVEPVLLTGDHGSAAKHIAAQLSIDEVRAGCLPEGKLNYIDECQKNNKQVCMIGDGINDAPALKKACVGIAMGGIGSDIAVDAADIALTNDDLKEIPHLLRLAKRMMLIIKYNLTFSMALNFAAVILAMTGILGPVVGALVHNAGSVFVIINSAFLLKWREKS; encoded by the coding sequence ATGAAAGCAATTGAAACGTTTATAGCATGGGGCGGCTTGAAGAAGGACCTGATAAGCCTGGCGGTATCAGCCGTGGCGCTGGTCGTCAGCATTTTTGACTTTCTGCCGCTGCCATTTGACGCCGCGTGGATCGCCATCATCCTCTGCGGCGTCCCCATTGTTCTGGAGGCCGTTGTCGGCCTGGTGACGGCGTTCGACATCAAGGCGGATGTGCTGGTCTCCCTCGCTCTCATCGCCTCGGTGTGTATCGGCGAGGTCTTTGCCGCCGGTGAGGTGGCCTTCATCATGCAGCTCGGCGCGCTGCTGGAGGAGCTGACTGTGGCGAAAGCGCGGGCGGGCATCGAGAAGCTGGTGCGTCTGACGCCGCGCACCGCGAGGATCATCACCGGAGCGGAGGAGGATATCATCCCCGCCGAAGAGGTTAAAATCGGTGATTTGCTCCGGGTGCTGCCCGGGGAGACGGTCCCCGTGGACGGCGTCATCACAGACGGTCAAACCGCCATTGATCAGGCGGTTATGACCGGCGAATCCCTGCCGGTGGACAAGAGCGTTGGCGACCAGGTCTCCAGCGGCACCGTCAACCAATTCGGATCTTTCGACATGAGGGCCGCGAAGGTCGGCGAGGACAGCTCCATCCAGCGGATGATCCGCCTCGTGCAGTCGGCGGACGCGGGAAAGGCCAAAATTGTGGGGCTTATGGATCGATGGGCCACGTGGATCGTGGTCATAGCCCTCTCCGCCGCGGCTTTGACGGGCCTCGTCACAGGGGAGATCATCCGCGCCGTTACCATATTGGTCGTCTTCTGCCCCTGTGCGCTGGTGCTGGCCACACCCACGGCCATCATGGCGGCCATCGGCAACGCCACGAAACACGGCTTTCTCATACGGGAGGGCGACGCGCTGGAGCGGCTGGCCTCGGTCTCCAAATTTGCCTTTGATAAGACCGGGACGCTGACCTATGGAACGCCGCGGGTGGTGGCGGTCAAAAGCTTCCTGCATGACATCCCGGACAGCGCCCTCTATGCCTACGCCGCCGGTGCGGAGCTGCGCTCGGAGCATCCGCTGGGCAGAGCGGTCGTAAGCTGCTACCTGGAAGAGCATGGGAAGGAGTATCCGGCGGAGGAGGGATTCCGGATGCTGCCGGGCCGGGGCGTTGAGGCCACGGTCGGCGGTCGGGAGATTGCCGCCGGAAACGCGCGGCTGCTGGACGAGCGGCGCATCCCCCTCGACGCGCGGATCCACAGCGCGGCGGCGGAGCACCTGAACAACGGCTGCACCGTAATCTATCTTGCTGTGGACGGGTGCCTGGCGGGTTATGTCGCCCTGGCGGACACGCTCCGGCCGGAGGCCGCGGGCATGACTGCGCAGCTCAAAGCGGCGGGCGTAGAACCCGTTCTTCTGACCGGGGACCATGGGAGTGCGGCAAAGCACATCGCGGCGCAGCTCTCCATCGATGAGGTGCGCGCCGGCTGCCTGCCGGAGGGCAAGCTAAATTATATCGACGAGTGCCAGAAGAATAATAAACAGGTGTGTATGATCGGTGACGGCATCAACGACGCTCCGGCGCTGAAGAAGGCCTGCGTGGGCATTGCTATGGGCGGCATCGGCAGCGACATCGCGGTAGACGCCGCCGACATTGCCCTCACGAATGACGACCTCAAGGAGATACCCCACCTTCTGCGTCTGGCAAAGCGCATGATGCTGATCATCAAATACAACCTGACCTTTTCCATGGCGCTGAATTTTGCAGCCGTCATTCTGGCCATGACAGGCATTCTTGGCCCAGTGGTGGGCGCGCTGGTACATAACGCAGGCTCCGTCTTTGTCATTATCAACTCGGCATTTTTATTGAAGTGGAGGGAGAAATCATGA
- a CDS encoding conserved hypothetical protein (Evidence 4 : Homologs of previously reported genes of unknown function) produces the protein MIITIFALVAGIAILGGGLYYLVKDKEDRESRKIYLITALVGAAITIGAVMKAAVFGL, from the coding sequence ATGATCATCACTATTTTCGCGCTGGTTGCCGGAATTGCAATTCTCGGCGGCGGCCTGTACTACCTTGTGAAGGACAAGGAGGACCGGGAATCCCGCAAAATCTACCTGATCACCGCCCTGGTGGGCGCGGCCATTACGATCGGCGCTGTGATGAAGGCTGCCGTGTTTGGGTTGTGA
- a CDS encoding conserved hypothetical protein (Evidence 4 : Homologs of previously reported genes of unknown function) → MSVVILGGNERMERQYKDLCEEYRCEAKVFTKPAGGLKNKLGNPRLMIFFTSTMSHKMVRGALSEVKGLDTVIERCHTSSMSALRGILEKHAVREA, encoded by the coding sequence TTGAGCGTTGTCATTTTGGGCGGCAACGAGCGCATGGAGCGCCAATATAAAGATCTCTGTGAAGAATACCGATGTGAGGCAAAGGTGTTCACCAAGCCGGCGGGCGGACTCAAAAATAAGCTGGGGAACCCGAGGCTGATGATTTTTTTCACCAGCACCATGTCCCACAAAATGGTGCGTGGCGCTCTCAGCGAAGTAAAGGGATTGGATACGGTGATCGAGCGGTGCCACACCAGTTCCATGTCGGCACTGCGCGGGATTCTTGAAAAGCATGCGGTGCGGGAGGCGTAA
- a CDS encoding conserved hypothetical protein (Evidence 4 : Homologs of previously reported genes of unknown function), whose amino-acid sequence MPEELIIKFCAPTLAGIKTGNMFSCPCETKEALRADVRTFNRALVPKGLCLLPLRYSEGRALLYLFRPAELRRDLSHAEAALLLEDAGYRSIKAEHCIRELIRRLNIKDGFPHEIGLFLSYPPEDVRGFIDHNAGNCKCVGYWKVYGDVEKAQRLFEKYRKCTECYYRQWCKGISIERLLVAA is encoded by the coding sequence ATGCCGGAGGAGTTGATTATAAAGTTCTGTGCGCCCACGTTGGCCGGCATCAAGACGGGAAATATGTTCTCCTGTCCTTGTGAAACCAAAGAGGCGCTGCGCGCCGACGTCCGCACGTTTAATCGCGCTTTGGTGCCAAAGGGGCTGTGCCTCCTGCCGCTTCGGTACTCAGAGGGCCGCGCGCTTCTCTATTTGTTTCGACCGGCGGAGCTCAGGCGCGATCTTTCCCATGCCGAAGCCGCTCTCCTGCTGGAGGACGCCGGGTATCGGAGCATAAAGGCGGAGCATTGCATCCGGGAGCTGATCCGCAGGCTTAATATCAAAGACGGGTTTCCCCACGAAATCGGCTTGTTCCTCAGCTATCCGCCGGAGGATGTGCGCGGCTTTATCGACCACAACGCCGGAAACTGCAAATGTGTCGGCTATTGGAAGGTGTACGGCGACGTGGAGAAGGCGCAAAGGCTCTTTGAAAAGTACAGGAAATGCACGGAGTGCTATTACAGACAGTGGTGCAAGGGCATATCCATCGAGCGGCTTTTGGTAGCTGCTTGA
- a CDS encoding Flavodoxin: MKKIAVIYWSGTGNTEAMASAVLEGAKAAGADAVMLTPSEFNDSMIETLDAVAFGCPAMGAEVLEESEFEPLFSSCKPKLSGKSIALFGSYGWGDGEWMRTWETDCDDAGATLVCDSVICNEAPDEGALASCKALGAALAK; encoded by the coding sequence ATGAAGAAAATTGCGGTGATTTATTGGAGCGGCACCGGCAATACCGAGGCGATGGCCTCTGCCGTCCTGGAGGGAGCGAAGGCGGCAGGCGCCGATGCGGTTATGCTGACGCCCTCAGAATTTAACGATTCTATGATTGAAACGCTGGACGCCGTTGCGTTCGGCTGCCCTGCCATGGGCGCCGAGGTCTTGGAGGAAAGCGAGTTTGAGCCCTTGTTCTCCTCCTGCAAGCCGAAGCTTTCCGGTAAGAGCATCGCCCTGTTCGGCTCCTATGGCTGGGGTGACGGCGAGTGGATGCGCACTTGGGAGACTGACTGCGATGACGCGGGGGCAACGCTGGTTTGCGACAGCGTGATATGCAACGAAGCGCCGGACGAAGGGGCGCTTGCGTCCTGCAAGGCGCTGGGCGCGGCGCTGGCGAAATAA
- a CDS encoding conserved membrane hypothetical protein (Evidence 4 : Homologs of previously reported genes of unknown function) yields the protein MNEKLKGKDLINIGIFTAIYFVIVFAVAMLGYIPILMPLLCVIVPIIGGVPFMLFLTKVKKFGMILIMSVIMGILMLLTGMGYYSIIVGAVSGLAAELIYKSGRYKSAGKAVLTTGVFNIWIWGNYIPLFTNIEGYFSTRQSFGQEYIDALTSLMPMWMFPTLLICCFVCGLIGGVLGRVLLKKHFIRAGIV from the coding sequence ATGAACGAAAAGCTGAAAGGTAAAGACCTCATCAACATAGGCATCTTTACCGCGATTTATTTTGTGATTGTCTTTGCTGTTGCCATGCTTGGCTATATTCCCATCCTCATGCCGCTTCTCTGCGTAATTGTCCCGATCATTGGCGGCGTGCCGTTTATGCTGTTTCTGACAAAGGTCAAAAAGTTCGGCATGATCCTCATCATGAGCGTCATCATGGGAATTTTGATGCTGCTGACCGGCATGGGCTACTACTCGATTATAGTAGGCGCTGTTTCCGGCCTCGCCGCAGAGCTGATTTACAAGAGCGGCCGCTATAAAAGCGCCGGAAAGGCTGTTTTGACCACCGGCGTATTCAACATTTGGATATGGGGTAACTATATCCCGCTGTTCACCAACATCGAGGGCTACTTCTCAACAAGGCAGAGCTTTGGCCAGGAATATATCGACGCGCTGACCAGCCTGATGCCGATGTGGATGTTCCCGACCCTTTTGATTTGCTGTTTCGTCTGCGGCCTCATCGGTGGAGTGCTGGGCAGGGTCCTTTTGAAAAAGCACTTCATCAGAGCGGGAATCGTGTGA
- a CDS encoding ABC-type cobalt transport system, permease component CbiQ and related transporters: MRNGILQADIENRGLALDPRTKILLLITMTTFVLGGAGGEELWFLTPCLCALPLLLLLTSKRFTAAAIYTVVYAAAYVSFMLLGHKTAGIANYLLLGTAGIITRFLPSLMLGVYVVSTTTVSEFTAAMLRLRLSEKLIIPLSVMFRFFPTVGDEFSSINAAMRMRDIRFGGRNASKMLEYRLIPLLSCSVKIGDELSAAALTRGLGGSARRTNVCEIGFHIQDIVLLLLCGAAFACLILSLFGVL; encoded by the coding sequence ATGAGAAACGGGATTCTACAGGCCGACATTGAAAACCGCGGACTGGCACTGGACCCACGGACAAAAATACTGTTACTTATCACCATGACGACCTTTGTACTGGGCGGCGCAGGGGGGGAGGAACTTTGGTTCCTCACTCCCTGCCTTTGCGCACTGCCGCTGCTGCTTTTGTTGACATCCAAACGGTTTACTGCGGCGGCAATCTACACGGTGGTGTATGCGGCGGCATACGTGTCCTTTATGCTCCTCGGCCACAAAACGGCCGGAATCGCAAATTATCTCCTGTTGGGCACGGCGGGTATCATCACAAGGTTCCTGCCAAGTCTGATGCTGGGCGTCTATGTGGTGTCCACCACGACCGTCAGTGAGTTTACCGCCGCCATGCTGCGGCTGCGCCTGAGTGAAAAGCTCATCATTCCGCTGTCTGTCATGTTTCGATTTTTCCCTACGGTGGGCGACGAGTTTTCTTCCATCAACGCCGCCATGCGGATGCGGGACATCCGTTTCGGCGGGAGAAACGCCTCCAAGATGCTGGAGTACCGGCTGATTCCATTGTTGAGCTGCTCCGTGAAAATCGGCGACGAGTTATCCGCCGCGGCCCTGACCCGGGGCCTTGGCGGCTCTGCACGGCGTACCAATGTATGTGAGATCGGATTTCATATACAGGATATCGTCTTGCTGCTGCTGTGCGGGGCGGCATTCGCGTGCCTTATTTTGTCGTTATTCGGTGTTTTGTGA
- a CDS encoding putative ABC transporter ATP-binding protein TDE_0282 (Evidence 3 : Function proposed based on presence of conserved amino acid motif, structural feature or limited homology), whose protein sequence is MIEINHVSFGYANSETETLKDVSLRIGRGECVLLCGESGCGKTTVTRLINGLIPHYYEGELSGGITVGGLDVSESELYETARVVGSVFQNPRSQFFCVDTTSEIAFGCENMGLPVEKIKTRIGKAAQELGILNLLGRNIFNLSGGEKQKVACASISAMQPEVFVLDEPTSNLDIDAIEELKKTLLHWKGQGKTIVIAEHRLSWLRDVCDRAIYMREGQIELDIPMGELRAFPSKRISELGLRSLSSEPTAPTMQPYYEKSTLELVNYRFSYGEAPALNIPSLSLPVGGMVAVIGHNGAGKSTLSKCLCGIEKRFRGRAVFHGAEYGRKQMLKKSYMVMQDVNHQLFCETVEDEVRLGMSEDNQSDVRVVLDELDLGAFSPRHPMSLSGGQKQRVAIASAILANKELLIFDEPTSGLDFRRMEQTAELLSSLRGRKTALIITHDPELIMRCCTHVLHLERGAVAAFYPLTQENLPSFYAFFSPQNSDRMEPKPV, encoded by the coding sequence ATGATCGAAATCAATCATGTGAGCTTTGGATATGCCAATTCTGAAACAGAAACGCTGAAAGACGTTTCCCTCCGGATCGGGCGCGGAGAGTGTGTCCTTCTCTGTGGCGAGTCCGGCTGCGGAAAGACCACCGTGACACGTCTCATCAACGGCCTCATCCCGCATTACTACGAAGGAGAGCTCTCCGGCGGCATAACGGTGGGCGGCCTTGACGTATCCGAGTCAGAGCTCTATGAGACGGCCCGCGTGGTGGGGAGCGTCTTTCAAAATCCCCGCAGCCAGTTCTTCTGTGTGGACACGACCAGCGAGATCGCTTTTGGCTGCGAAAACATGGGGCTGCCGGTGGAAAAGATCAAGACGCGGATCGGGAAAGCCGCGCAGGAGCTCGGCATCTTGAACCTGTTGGGAAGAAATATCTTCAATCTGTCCGGCGGAGAAAAGCAGAAGGTCGCCTGCGCCTCGATATCCGCCATGCAGCCGGAGGTGTTTGTGCTGGACGAGCCGACTTCAAATCTCGATATTGACGCGATTGAGGAGCTTAAAAAGACGCTTCTGCATTGGAAAGGCCAGGGGAAGACCATTGTAATCGCGGAGCACAGGCTGTCCTGGCTCAGAGATGTCTGCGACCGCGCAATCTATATGAGAGAGGGGCAGATTGAGCTTGATATCCCTATGGGCGAGCTGCGCGCCTTCCCGTCAAAGCGCATTTCTGAGCTGGGTCTTCGGAGCCTCTCGTCGGAGCCCACGGCGCCGACCATGCAGCCGTATTACGAAAAGAGTACGCTGGAGCTCGTAAACTATCGTTTTTCTTACGGTGAAGCGCCAGCGCTGAATATCCCGTCGCTCTCCCTGCCGGTTGGCGGCATGGTCGCGGTCATAGGACACAATGGCGCGGGGAAATCCACGCTGTCCAAATGCCTTTGCGGGATTGAAAAAAGATTCCGCGGCAGGGCGGTTTTTCACGGTGCGGAATATGGGCGGAAGCAGATGCTGAAAAAGAGCTACATGGTCATGCAGGATGTGAATCATCAGCTTTTCTGCGAAACCGTAGAGGATGAAGTGCGCCTTGGTATGAGTGAGGACAATCAGTCGGACGTGCGGGTGGTTCTTGACGAATTGGATCTTGGGGCGTTTTCCCCGCGGCATCCCATGTCCCTTTCCGGGGGACAGAAACAGCGGGTCGCCATTGCCTCGGCCATTTTGGCAAACAAGGAGCTGCTGATTTTCGACGAGCCGACCAGCGGCCTTGATTTCAGGCGGATGGAGCAGACGGCGGAGCTCCTCTCGTCTCTGCGCGGCCGGAAGACCGCACTCATCATCACACACGACCCCGAGCTCATCATGCGGTGCTGCACCCACGTCTTGCATCTGGAGCGTGGTGCTGTCGCTGCTTTTTATCCTCTCACGCAGGAAAATCTCCCCTCCTTTTATGCGTTCTTCTCTCCGCAAAACAGTGACCGAATGGAGCCGAAGCCTGTATGA
- a CDS encoding ABC transporter permease/ATP-binding protein has protein sequence MKKQSDLSKLFAYAGSFKVLTIASWILSAVSALVALAPFVFIWGIIKEALEVAPDFSRAQNLAHNGWMAVLFAVVSMLVYIGALMCSHIAAFRVQANIRSQAMHHITTLPLGFMDAFGSGKMRKIVNESSAATETYLAHQLPDWFGAVATPVGLLALLLIFDWRLGLLSLIPVVAAFMLMSVMTGARMKQKMAEYQNALDQMSNEAVEYVRGIPVVKTFGQSVFSFKKFKAAIDNYEKWVIAYTKDLRLPMTFYTTAINAVFAMLIAAALAMTSGAVSSAFLLNLLFYVIITPIITVTLNKIMFASENKLIVADAISRIDSVMSLKPLPEPSRPQHPADNSVTLRDVSFHYHDAKHNALDRIGLTIRPGERVAFVGPSGGGKTTLASVIARFWDVDSGEVRIGGVDVRTIAKEELMNTVSFVFQDSKLLKASVFENVRMAKPDATRDEVLRVLHASQCDDILVKLPNGIDTVIGAKGIYLSGGEQQRIAIARVMLKNAPILILDEATAFADPDNEQRVQAAFAELSKGKTVLTIAHRLSTVTNVDRIFVLRDGVVVEHGNHGELLAKGGTYASMWEEYQRSVTWKVQKEASVNA, from the coding sequence TTGAAGAAACAGTCAGACCTATCAAAGCTCTTTGCCTATGCCGGCTCATTCAAGGTTTTGACAATCGCCTCATGGATATTGTCGGCCGTCAGCGCGCTGGTAGCGCTTGCGCCGTTTGTATTCATCTGGGGAATTATCAAAGAGGCGCTGGAGGTTGCGCCGGATTTCAGCCGGGCGCAGAACCTTGCGCATAACGGTTGGATGGCGGTGCTGTTTGCCGTCGTCTCTATGCTCGTCTATATCGGCGCGCTGATGTGCTCCCATATTGCGGCCTTCCGCGTACAGGCCAATATCCGCTCCCAGGCCATGCATCACATCACCACGCTGCCGTTAGGCTTTATGGACGCCTTCGGCAGCGGAAAAATGCGCAAAATCGTCAACGAATCCAGCGCCGCCACGGAAACCTACCTGGCGCACCAGCTCCCGGATTGGTTCGGGGCCGTCGCCACGCCTGTGGGGCTCTTGGCGCTGCTGCTGATTTTCGACTGGCGGCTGGGACTCCTGAGCCTGATTCCGGTGGTTGCGGCATTTATGCTCATGTCCGTGATGACCGGGGCAAGGATGAAGCAGAAGATGGCGGAGTACCAGAACGCCTTGGATCAGATGTCCAACGAGGCCGTGGAATACGTTCGCGGCATCCCGGTGGTCAAGACCTTCGGCCAGTCCGTGTTCTCCTTCAAGAAATTCAAGGCGGCCATCGATAATTATGAGAAGTGGGTCATTGCCTACACAAAGGATCTGCGCCTGCCCATGACGTTTTATACCACGGCAATCAACGCCGTATTTGCAATGCTGATCGCGGCGGCGCTGGCGATGACGAGCGGCGCCGTTTCCAGCGCGTTCCTGCTGAATCTTCTCTTTTACGTTATCATTACGCCCATCATCACCGTGACGCTGAATAAAATTATGTTTGCCAGCGAAAACAAGCTCATCGTGGCCGACGCCATCAGCCGGATCGACAGCGTTATGAGCTTGAAACCCCTGCCCGAGCCCTCCAGGCCCCAGCACCCGGCTGACAACTCGGTCACGCTCCGCGACGTGTCCTTCCACTATCATGACGCAAAGCATAACGCGCTTGATCGTATCGGCCTGACGATACGCCCCGGCGAACGCGTGGCCTTTGTGGGGCCCTCCGGCGGCGGCAAAACCACGCTGGCCAGCGTCATTGCCCGGTTCTGGGATGTGGACAGCGGAGAGGTGCGGATCGGCGGCGTCGATGTGCGTACCATCGCCAAGGAGGAGCTGATGAACACGGTGTCCTTTGTGTTTCAGGACAGCAAGCTGCTCAAAGCCTCTGTTTTTGAGAACGTGCGCATGGCAAAGCCAGACGCCACCCGTGACGAGGTGCTGCGGGTCCTCCATGCGTCCCAGTGCGACGACATTCTTGTAAAGCTTCCCAATGGCATCGACACGGTAATCGGGGCCAAGGGCATCTACCTCTCCGGCGGCGAGCAGCAGCGCATCGCCATTGCCCGCGTGATGCTGAAAAATGCACCCATTCTAATCCTGGACGAGGCCACGGCCTTTGCCGACCCGGACAACGAGCAGCGGGTACAGGCCGCCTTTGCGGAGCTGTCGAAGGGCAAGACCGTTCTGACCATTGCCCACAGGCTCTCCACCGTTACAAACGTGGACCGGATCTTCGTCCTTAGAGATGGCGTGGTCGTGGAACACGGAAACCACGGCGAGCTGCTCGCCAAAGGCGGCACGTACGCCTCCATGTGGGAGGAATATCAGCGCTCCGTTACATGGAAGGTCCAGAAGGAGGCGAGCGTCAATGCTTAA
- a CDS encoding ABC transporter permease/ATP-binding protein has translation MLNYLKHKYALSEKGAWDMIKAFAACTLSYLVLMLPVSLLYFLVGDLLSGGVPDGRTAFYVAGIVVCLVLIALTTYLQYNATYLATYVESGVRRVTLAEKLRKLPLSFFGRKDLADLTSVVMADCATLETASSHWIPELMGSLLSTALTAAALFFFDWRMALAALWVLPVSFLVVVFSSKVQIALGKKQMALKMACADGIQECLESVRDLKANNAEQRYMEGLDRKIRAVEKRAIITELGTAVFVASAQMILKLGIATVALVGGVLLADGSLDLLTFFMFLLVISRVYDPMQMSLQNLAAIIATSIQCERMNEILEHPIQTGAEVLTNEGCDIVFDHVGFAYNSGETVLRDVSFTAKQGEVTALIGPSGGGKTTVSRLAARFWDAASGTINVGGMDVTKVDPETLMGLYSIVFQDVTLFNNSVLENIRVGKKDATDEEVLHAARMANCDEFAQRLPEGWHTQIGENGSELSGGERQRISIARAFLKNASIILLDEATASLDVENETRIQQALSRLIRGKTVLLIAHRMRTVSGADKIVVLEDGVVSECGSPEELYAQNGVYRRMVQLQMEA, from the coding sequence ATGCTTAACTACCTCAAACACAAATACGCGCTCTCTGAAAAGGGGGCGTGGGATATGATAAAGGCTTTCGCGGCCTGCACGCTGTCTTACCTCGTTTTGATGCTGCCGGTCAGCCTGCTGTATTTTCTGGTTGGAGATTTGCTGAGCGGCGGCGTCCCGGACGGGCGGACGGCGTTCTATGTCGCCGGCATCGTGGTGTGCCTTGTGCTCATCGCGCTGACGACCTATCTCCAGTATAACGCCACTTACCTCGCCACCTATGTGGAGAGCGGCGTGCGGCGTGTGACGCTGGCGGAAAAGCTGCGCAAGCTGCCGCTCTCTTTCTTCGGGAGGAAGGACCTTGCCGACCTTACCAGCGTCGTCATGGCGGACTGCGCCACGCTGGAGACGGCCTCTTCCCACTGGATACCGGAGCTCATGGGCTCTCTTCTCTCCACGGCGCTCACCGCGGCAGCCCTGTTTTTCTTCGATTGGCGCATGGCGCTGGCCGCGCTATGGGTGCTGCCGGTGTCTTTTCTGGTCGTCGTTTTTTCCTCCAAGGTGCAGATTGCTCTGGGCAAAAAGCAGATGGCTTTGAAAATGGCCTGCGCGGACGGTATCCAGGAGTGCTTGGAGTCTGTGCGCGATTTGAAGGCGAACAACGCGGAGCAGCGGTATATGGAGGGGCTTGACCGGAAAATCAGGGCAGTGGAAAAGCGGGCCATCATTACGGAGCTGGGCACGGCGGTGTTCGTGGCCTCCGCCCAGATGATCCTCAAGCTGGGCATTGCCACCGTCGCTTTGGTCGGCGGCGTCCTGCTGGCGGACGGGTCGTTGGATTTGCTGACGTTCTTTATGTTCCTGCTGGTGATATCGCGCGTGTACGATCCCATGCAGATGTCCCTACAAAATCTGGCGGCCATCATCGCCACCAGCATCCAGTGCGAGCGCATGAACGAGATTTTGGAGCACCCGATACAGACCGGCGCGGAAGTCCTCACCAACGAGGGCTGTGATATCGTGTTCGACCATGTGGGCTTTGCCTATAACAGCGGGGAGACCGTCCTGCGGGATGTATCCTTTACGGCGAAACAGGGCGAGGTCACGGCGCTCATCGGCCCCTCGGGCGGCGGTAAGACCACCGTTTCCCGGCTGGCCGCCCGATTCTGGGACGCCGCCTCAGGCACAATCAATGTGGGCGGCATGGATGTGACGAAGGTCGACCCGGAGACGCTGATGGGCCTCTATTCCATCGTGTTTCAGGACGTGACCCTGTTTAATAACAGCGTCTTAGAGAACATCCGCGTAGGCAAAAAAGACGCCACAGATGAGGAAGTGCTGCACGCCGCCAGGATGGCAAACTGCGATGAGTTCGCGCAGCGGCTGCCGGAGGGCTGGCATACTCAGATCGGAGAGAATGGCTCAGAGCTCTCCGGGGGCGAGCGCCAGCGCATCTCCATAGCCCGCGCTTTCCTGAAAAACGCCTCTATCATTTTGCTGGATGAGGCCACGGCCTCTCTGGATGTGGAAAACGAGACGAGAATCCAACAGGCGCTCTCCCGGCTTATCCGCGGCAAAACTGTTCTGCTCATCGCCCACCGGATGCGCACCGTCTCCGGCGCGGATAAAATCGTCGTTTTGGAGGACGGTGTGGTCAGCGAGTGCGGCTCGCCGGAAGAGCTCTACGCCCAAAACGGCGTCTACCGCCGTATGGTGCAGCTGCAGATGGAAGCCTGA